From one Pontibacillus sp. HMF3514 genomic stretch:
- a CDS encoding YhcN/YlaJ family sporulation lipoprotein: MKVKVLGMTLLSATVLFGCQAGDDQEARMGKKGNDYEDSAYNTQYSPNEDGFNNIDYDNGPYNGNRDGQDYDKMNNDNNNRYDVARKAAKNISSQVSEVDRSYVLTTENNAYVAVVKEDNNTREINDSLKSKIADIVKNTDPDIDNVYVSANPDFFKMTGDYADDVRNGDPVRGFFQEFGQMIDRLFPEAE, from the coding sequence ATGAAGGTGAAAGTATTAGGAATGACGTTACTGTCTGCAACGGTGTTATTTGGTTGCCAGGCAGGAGACGATCAAGAAGCAAGAATGGGTAAGAAAGGGAATGACTACGAAGATAGTGCGTACAACACGCAATATTCCCCTAACGAAGACGGGTTCAATAACATCGATTATGACAATGGTCCTTATAATGGAAACCGTGATGGTCAGGACTATGACAAGATGAACAATGATAACAATAATCGTTACGATGTTGCTCGTAAAGCTGCAAAGAACATCTCAAGTCAGGTAAGTGAAGTTGATCGTTCTTACGTTCTTACAACAGAAAACAATGCATATGTAGCCGTTGTAAAAGAAGATAACAATACACGTGAAATCAACGATAGCTTAAAAAGTAAAATTGCTGATATCGTAAAGAACACAGATCCTGATATCGATAACGTATATGTTTCAGCAAATCCAGATTTCTTTAAAATGACTGGTGACTATGCAGACGATGTAAGAAATGGTGACCCCGTTCGTGGGTTTTTTCAAGAGTTTGGTCAGATGATCGACCGTCTATTCCCAGAAGCTGAGTAA
- a CDS encoding DUF421 domain-containing protein, translating to MFSFLPPLVIIFVIYIFVVRMLGKSALAQLTPHDFAALFFLAYVAFQPIQIDTYFQSFIGIIAIGLTHYLMSRLSLVDGVKHWIIGQPTVLVRHGEILPANLKRSHFSLTELLSVLRTSGYPRVKDIEYAFLEPNGDVSIVPKREYAPLTPSHIGMEPQYEGIPLTMIVEGKIQKRNLKLINRNEDWLNQQLASQGFSNTSNIFFAYILDGDNELEIVSYPTNTEESEG from the coding sequence ATGTTTAGTTTTTTGCCTCCTTTAGTCATCATATTTGTTATCTATATATTTGTTGTGCGGATGCTTGGGAAATCTGCTTTGGCACAACTTACGCCCCATGATTTTGCAGCTCTTTTCTTTTTGGCATATGTAGCATTTCAGCCGATTCAAATTGATACATACTTCCAATCGTTTATCGGGATCATTGCGATTGGACTAACCCACTATTTGATGTCTAGATTAAGTTTAGTCGATGGAGTCAAACATTGGATCATTGGACAACCGACTGTGCTTGTTCGTCACGGAGAGATCCTTCCTGCGAACTTAAAACGCAGTCATTTTTCTCTAACCGAATTGTTATCCGTCTTACGGACATCAGGGTACCCTCGTGTCAAAGATATCGAGTATGCTTTTTTGGAACCGAACGGTGATGTCAGTATTGTCCCAAAACGAGAATATGCTCCACTTACACCTAGCCATATAGGCATGGAGCCGCAATATGAAGGGATTCCTTTAACCATGATTGTAGAAGGTAAAATACAGAAGCGTAATTTAAAGCTGATTAATCGAAATGAGGATTGGTTGAACCAACAGCTGGCTTCTCAAGGTTTTAGCAATACATCGAATATCTTTTTTGCTTACATTTTGGATGGAGATAATGAACTTGAGATTGTGTCTTATCCTACAAATACGGAAGAAAGCGAGGGGTAA
- a CDS encoding DUF2197 domain-containing protein, translated as MKVQCMTCKKHSEIDSKHPQYQKLKRGESKFFVCSSCNQNIQGQASADTNINVNDLDQHDAILRGK; from the coding sequence ATGAAGGTTCAATGCATGACATGTAAAAAACATAGCGAAATCGATTCGAAGCATCCACAGTATCAAAAGTTAAAACGTGGAGAATCAAAGTTCTTTGTCTGTTCTTCCTGTAATCAAAATATCCAAGGTCAAGCCAGCGCAGACACAAACATCAATGTGAATGACTTGGATCAACATGATGCCATTCTTCGTGGAAAATAG
- a CDS encoding DUF3889 domain-containing protein: MKIFLSIIITLSIISLPQENLFSKEQRQYEETPSYAKWGRLAMSKTKEKYPEADIIDYLHRGREVKETYSVEKFKLWLRKEDREFGVFIDLKFDTETEKLIDITFTETSK; this comes from the coding sequence ATGAAAATATTCTTAAGTATCATCATCACATTATCCATCATCTCTTTGCCGCAAGAAAATTTATTCTCTAAGGAACAACGTCAATATGAAGAGACACCATCTTACGCTAAGTGGGGGCGTCTTGCCATGAGTAAAACCAAAGAAAAATATCCTGAGGCTGATATCATCGATTATCTTCATAGAGGAAGAGAGGTGAAAGAAACCTACTCAGTAGAGAAGTTCAAATTGTGGTTACGAAAAGAGGATCGTGAATTTGGCGTGTTTATTGATTTGAAGTTTGATACAGAGACAGAAAAGTTAATTGACATTACATTTACCGAAACATCAAAATAA
- a CDS encoding SpoVR family protein, translated as MNQTEHKALQRSIEEITEIAEGFGLDFYSMRYEICPADIIYTFGAYGMPTRFSHWSFGKQYHKMKLHYDLGLSKIYELVVNSDPCYAFLLNNNSLIQNKLIVAHVLAHCDFFKNNVRFQNTNRDMVEKMSATAERIAHYEKIHGRKTVEEFIDAVLAIQEHIDPSLLRPKLAWTWDDVEEEEELEGPRPTPYDDIWKIDEEKKQPQKKKKKKKFPPRPEKDLLLFIEEYSRELEDWQRDILTMMREEMLYFWPQLETKIMNEGWASYWHARILREMNLTSDESIEFAKLNAGVVQPSRTQINPYYLGLKIFEDIEERYNNPTEEMKKLGVKPGSGREKMFEVREIESDISFIRNYLTKELCHKEDLYLFQKQGRDYKITDKDYEEVRNQLVTMRVNGGFPYLTVQDGDYLKNGELYLKHHFEGVELDLGYLEKVMPYIYQLWGRPVHMDTMVEERHVLFTYEGKKVNRKFIKE; from the coding sequence GTGAACCAAACAGAACATAAAGCGTTGCAACGTTCGATTGAGGAAATTACCGAAATCGCCGAAGGGTTTGGCCTTGATTTTTATTCGATGCGTTACGAAATATGTCCCGCTGACATCATATACACGTTCGGAGCTTATGGGATGCCGACACGATTCTCACATTGGAGCTTTGGGAAGCAATATCACAAAATGAAGCTGCATTATGACCTTGGGCTCAGTAAAATATACGAGCTCGTCGTAAACTCTGACCCATGTTATGCGTTCCTTTTGAACAACAATAGCCTGATCCAAAACAAATTAATCGTCGCACATGTACTCGCACACTGTGATTTCTTTAAGAATAACGTGCGCTTCCAAAATACCAACCGAGATATGGTTGAAAAAATGTCAGCAACGGCAGAGCGTATCGCCCACTATGAAAAAATTCATGGACGTAAAACGGTAGAAGAGTTCATTGATGCTGTGCTTGCCATTCAGGAACATATCGATCCTTCGTTACTACGACCAAAACTAGCCTGGACTTGGGATGACGTTGAAGAAGAGGAAGAACTCGAAGGCCCACGTCCGACACCATATGATGATATTTGGAAAATTGATGAGGAGAAGAAACAACCTCAAAAGAAAAAGAAGAAAAAGAAATTCCCACCACGACCTGAAAAGGATCTACTCTTATTCATTGAAGAATATAGCCGTGAATTAGAGGATTGGCAGCGCGACATCCTCACCATGATGCGAGAAGAAATGCTGTATTTCTGGCCGCAGCTGGAGACGAAGATCATGAACGAAGGCTGGGCTTCCTATTGGCATGCAAGGATCTTGCGTGAGATGAACTTAACAAGTGACGAGTCCATTGAATTTGCTAAGCTCAACGCTGGGGTTGTTCAACCTTCTAGAACGCAGATCAATCCTTACTATTTAGGCCTGAAGATCTTTGAAGATATCGAGGAGCGATACAATAACCCAACAGAAGAAATGAAAAAGCTAGGGGTTAAGCCTGGATCGGGTCGTGAGAAGATGTTTGAAGTACGTGAAATTGAGTCAGACATTTCATTTATCCGAAATTATTTAACAAAAGAATTATGTCACAAGGAAGATCTATACCTATTTCAAAAGCAAGGTCGTGACTACAAGATTACCGATAAAGATTATGAAGAAGTTCGGAATCAACTCGTTACCATGCGTGTGAATGGTGGTTTTCCATATCTAACTGTACAGGATGGGGACTACTTGAAAAATGGTGAGCTATACTTGAAACATCATTTCGAAGGTGTGGAGCTTGACTTAGGTTATCTTGAAAAAGTAATGCCATACATTTATCAACTCTGGGGACGCCCCGTGCATATGGATACGATGGTGGAGGAGCGACATGTATTATTCACGTATGAAGGGAAGAAAGTGAACAGGAAGTTTATAAAGGAATAG
- a CDS encoding peroxiredoxin, giving the protein MDQNENQETKTTMPRIGDPAPQFSAATSQGNINLEDYKGKWLVLFSHPSDFTPVCTTEFVGLQEIYPELKEVNTELLGLSVDSVPSHIAWIRSIEENFNTKIEFPVIADLDKQVAMKYGMIMPGESQVETSRAVFVIDDKQIIRSIIYYPLTTGRNMQEILRLVKALQTTDKHGVATPANWTEGEKAVVPPPKSQEEAAKRAQEEGIEYIDWYISKKDVK; this is encoded by the coding sequence TTGGATCAAAATGAAAATCAAGAAACCAAAACAACCATGCCCCGTATTGGTGACCCAGCTCCGCAGTTTAGTGCAGCAACAAGCCAAGGGAATATCAATTTAGAGGATTACAAAGGTAAGTGGCTTGTTTTATTCTCTCATCCATCTGACTTTACTCCAGTTTGCACAACAGAATTTGTAGGTTTGCAAGAGATTTACCCTGAATTAAAGGAAGTAAACACCGAATTATTAGGACTTAGCGTGGATAGTGTCCCTTCTCACATTGCCTGGATTCGTAGTATTGAAGAGAATTTCAATACCAAAATTGAATTTCCAGTCATTGCGGATTTAGATAAACAAGTCGCTATGAAATATGGCATGATTATGCCAGGGGAGAGCCAAGTTGAAACAAGCCGTGCGGTATTCGTGATTGATGATAAACAAATCATCCGTTCCATTATCTATTATCCACTAACTACGGGGCGAAACATGCAGGAAATCCTTCGTCTTGTCAAAGCTCTCCAGACTACCGATAAGCATGGAGTAGCTACGCCAGCTAACTGGACTGAAGGGGAAAAAGCCGTCGTTCCACCTCCGAAATCTCAAGAAGAAGCAGCAAAACGAGCACAAGAAGAAGGTATTGAGTATATCGACTGGTATATTTCTAAAAAAGATGTGAAATAG
- a CDS encoding rhodanese-like domain-containing protein, with the protein MKEITATEVLERLNNGEDLSIIDVRELGEVASGKIPNAKNIPLAELAKRKNEIDQNQEHIIVCASGNRSKAASGLLESIGFEVNNMLGGMKQWNGKTN; encoded by the coding sequence ATGAAGGAAATAACAGCAACAGAAGTTCTAGAGCGTTTAAACAACGGGGAAGATTTGAGTATTATTGATGTTCGTGAATTAGGTGAGGTTGCTTCAGGCAAAATTCCGAATGCCAAGAATATCCCGTTAGCAGAATTAGCAAAGCGCAAGAATGAAATTGATCAAAATCAAGAACACATTATTGTGTGTGCCTCTGGAAACCGAAGTAAAGCAGCTTCAGGTTTGTTAGAGAGCATAGGATTTGAAGTGAATAATATGCTGGGTGGTATGAAGCAGTGGAATGGGAAGACCAACTAA
- a CDS encoding MBL fold metallo-hydrolase — protein sequence MAVREMYAKEMTTKVLNKENLFIFDVRNVADFNDWKIEGENFQYLNIPYFELIDGVEEVMDQIPKDKEIVVVCAKEGSSKMVADMLSEEGLDVAYFKGGMKAWSEHLHKTKVYEDEDISVYQFVRVGKGCLSYMVVSEDEALIVDPARFVDEYIEAAKEEGATITHIVDSHLHADHISGGKELADATGGAYYLMKSEGAVFDFKPFEKHERIEFKNIELEVLAVKTPGHTPGSVSFFVNKKLLFSGDTIFVSGLGRPDLGNKVREWANDLYNTVYNKVSEIADDVIVLPAHYADFDGEMNEDGFIGDTLGNIRERNEKMFTASREDFLNDVEKSASSVKPPNFEEIVMINRGMEEVDYERKQELEIGPNRCAVHHTD from the coding sequence ATGGCTGTAAGAGAAATGTATGCAAAAGAAATGACGACAAAGGTTTTGAACAAGGAGAATTTATTTATCTTTGATGTACGAAATGTGGCTGATTTTAATGATTGGAAGATCGAAGGGGAGAACTTCCAATACTTAAATATCCCGTATTTTGAGCTAATCGATGGTGTTGAAGAGGTTATGGATCAAATTCCAAAAGACAAAGAAATTGTAGTTGTATGTGCAAAAGAGGGCTCTTCAAAAATGGTAGCGGATATGCTTTCAGAAGAGGGGCTAGATGTAGCTTACTTCAAAGGTGGAATGAAAGCTTGGAGTGAGCACTTGCATAAAACAAAGGTGTATGAAGATGAGGATATCTCAGTATATCAATTTGTACGAGTAGGTAAAGGGTGCTTATCCTATATGGTTGTATCTGAAGACGAAGCGCTAATCGTAGATCCTGCAAGATTCGTTGATGAATATATCGAAGCAGCAAAAGAAGAAGGCGCTACGATTACTCATATTGTAGATTCTCACTTACATGCGGATCACATTTCAGGTGGTAAGGAATTAGCTGATGCAACAGGTGGCGCCTATTACCTTATGAAGAGTGAAGGAGCAGTATTCGACTTTAAACCATTTGAAAAACATGAAAGAATTGAATTTAAAAATATTGAATTAGAAGTGTTAGCTGTTAAAACACCTGGTCATACCCCAGGTAGTGTTTCCTTCTTTGTGAATAAGAAGCTTCTATTCTCTGGAGATACGATCTTTGTAAGTGGCCTAGGACGTCCTGATCTAGGAAATAAAGTTCGCGAATGGGCGAATGACTTATATAACACCGTTTATAATAAAGTTTCTGAAATTGCGGATGATGTGATTGTGTTACCTGCTCACTACGCAGATTTTGATGGTGAAATGAACGAAGATGGTTTCATCGGAGATACCTTAGGAAACATACGTGAGAGAAATGAAAAAATGTTTACAGCATCTAGAGAAGATTTCTTAAATGATGTTGAAAAATCAGCTAGTTCAGTAAAACCACCAAACTTTGAAGAGATTGTTATGATTAATCGTGGTATGGAAGAGGTTGATTATGAGCGAAAACAAGAACTAGAAATTGGTCCAAACCGTTGTGCGGTACACCATACTGATTAA
- a CDS encoding L,D-transpeptidase family protein, producing the protein MKHTIKKGETLSQIAQDYRISLSSLLGANQIPNPNLIYPGQVITIPGFPDVETQSYKILVSLNNRTLTLQRKNSTTVKRYPIAIGRMLSGTPTGDYIIINKAPNPGGPFGTMWMSLSKEHYGIHGTNNPSSIGKAVSKGCIRMYNRDVEELARTIPIGTPVHIEP; encoded by the coding sequence ATGAAACACACCATAAAAAAAGGAGAAACCTTGTCACAAATCGCACAGGATTATCGCATTTCGCTATCAAGCTTGTTAGGAGCCAATCAAATACCAAATCCAAACCTGATTTATCCTGGTCAAGTCATTACGATTCCAGGATTTCCTGATGTTGAAACACAGTCGTATAAAATACTCGTTTCTCTTAACAACCGTACATTAACCTTACAAAGGAAGAACAGCACAACAGTGAAGCGTTATCCTATAGCAATTGGACGGATGCTTAGTGGTACTCCTACAGGGGATTACATCATCATCAACAAAGCTCCTAACCCTGGTGGTCCATTCGGTACGATGTGGATGTCTCTATCAAAAGAACATTACGGTATACACGGAACCAACAACCCTTCATCAATCGGAAAAGCTGTTTCAAAGGGATGCATACGGATGTACAACAGAGATGTAGAGGAACTTGCGAGAACGATCCCTATTGGTACACCTGTGCATATTGAGCCTTAA
- a CDS encoding AraC family transcriptional regulator, with the protein MSSSINQSMVDQFNQIRLENYRNQYLHPSYILERQLMEAMKNGHLTKATNILKSINQNQKPKIAPTSLRSLKNSLICSATLFTRAIIYGGVDPETAFNLSDAYILEIERKEDFHSLYQLEYDMLTHFIELLNEQKTLPYGQIVNQSIQYIHDHILEELSLEVIASQSYISPSYLSHLFKKEVGESIIQFINRKRVEESKYFLLYTSTSISDIAILFHFCNQSYFTSLFKKFTELTPKEFREQYISF; encoded by the coding sequence ATGAGCTCATCTATTAATCAATCTATGGTGGATCAATTCAACCAAATCCGCCTAGAAAACTACAGAAATCAGTATCTTCATCCATCTTATATACTTGAAAGACAACTGATGGAAGCAATGAAAAATGGTCATCTTACTAAGGCAACAAATATATTAAAAAGTATCAATCAGAACCAAAAACCAAAGATAGCACCAACTTCTCTTCGTTCATTAAAAAACTCATTAATTTGCTCTGCTACATTGTTTACGCGGGCGATCATTTACGGAGGTGTCGACCCTGAAACAGCGTTTAATCTAAGTGATGCTTATATTCTTGAAATTGAGCGTAAAGAAGATTTTCATAGTTTATATCAATTAGAATACGATATGCTTACTCATTTTATCGAATTATTAAATGAACAAAAGACACTTCCTTATGGTCAAATTGTTAATCAATCTATTCAATACATTCATGATCATATATTAGAGGAACTTTCATTAGAAGTAATTGCAAGCCAGAGTTATATTAGCCCTAGTTATTTGTCGCACCTTTTCAAAAAAGAGGTAGGGGAATCCATTATTCAATTTATTAATAGAAAAAGAGTTGAAGAATCAAAATATTTTCTTTTATATACATCAACTTCTATATCAGATATAGCAATCTTATTTCACTTTTGTAATCAGAGTTACTTTACTTCTCTCTTTAAAAAGTTCACAGAATTAACACCAAAAGAATTTCGTGAACAATATATATCTTTCTAG
- a CDS encoding extracellular solute-binding protein produces the protein MKKKLIMFIAFAMFALVMAGCSGDSSDNAQNSEDTNTEINENSNDNSSNSGSGEKTVIKFAAQNDNTPATKKAIEKFNNSQDKYKVEWVQMTNDSQQMHDQLLTSLSSGSSEYDVLSMDVVWAGEFAGAGYLEPIDMNMDKAGMKASQFNSGSMTSGNYKGKQYTLPYFPDLGLLYFRKDIVSKEDAQKLISGDYTYEELGKMAEKYTGKNNTKTGFVYQSKQYEGLTVNAAEFTSQFENTKKGLQTMYNFTKADWTPDDILSFTEGETHTAFENGNAVFARNWPYMYGRLKNPEDSGAKVAVENVNVAPLPNGGAVGGWLLGINANSEKKEGAWEFVKFLAGEKGQKIMSTEGGYLPGYNPLLEDKDVLNSNELLTFKGFKNALQSTIARPVTPNYSKVSDTIQVSTHKYLSSGEGLDAAVKKIQSSLSKE, from the coding sequence ATGAAAAAGAAATTAATCATGTTCATCGCATTTGCTATGTTTGCGTTAGTCATGGCAGGTTGTAGTGGTGATAGTTCTGATAATGCTCAGAACTCAGAAGACACAAATACTGAAATTAACGAAAATAGTAATGATAACTCTAGTAATAGCGGTTCAGGAGAAAAGACTGTCATCAAGTTTGCTGCGCAGAATGACAACACACCAGCAACGAAAAAAGCAATTGAGAAATTTAATAATAGCCAGGATAAGTATAAAGTTGAGTGGGTTCAGATGACTAATGATTCTCAGCAAATGCATGATCAGCTATTAACTTCTCTATCTAGTGGTTCAAGTGAATACGATGTCCTTTCTATGGATGTTGTATGGGCAGGGGAATTTGCAGGTGCAGGTTACCTTGAGCCAATTGACATGAACATGGATAAAGCAGGTATGAAAGCTAGTCAATTCAACTCTGGTTCTATGACCTCAGGTAACTATAAAGGAAAACAATATACCTTACCATATTTCCCAGACTTAGGTTTGTTGTACTTCCGTAAAGATATTGTATCGAAGGAAGATGCGCAAAAGCTGATTTCTGGTGATTATACGTATGAAGAACTAGGTAAAATGGCAGAAAAATATACAGGTAAAAATAACACAAAAACAGGTTTTGTTTACCAGTCTAAACAATATGAAGGCTTAACCGTAAACGCTGCAGAGTTTACTAGTCAGTTTGAAAATACTAAAAAAGGCCTTCAAACCATGTACAACTTCACAAAAGCTGATTGGACGCCAGATGATATATTAAGCTTTACAGAAGGTGAAACTCATACAGCTTTTGAAAATGGTAATGCTGTATTTGCGCGTAACTGGCCTTACATGTACGGGCGCTTGAAAAACCCTGAAGATAGTGGTGCAAAAGTTGCTGTTGAAAATGTGAATGTAGCACCACTACCAAATGGAGGAGCTGTAGGCGGTTGGTTACTAGGTATTAATGCGAATTCAGAGAAGAAAGAGGGAGCTTGGGAATTTGTGAAATTCCTAGCAGGAGAAAAAGGGCAGAAGATCATGTCTACTGAAGGTGGATATCTACCAGGATATAACCCACTTCTTGAAGACAAGGACGTTTTAAATTCAAATGAATTATTAACATTTAAAGGTTTCAAAAATGCACTACAGTCTACTATTGCTCGTCCAGTTACACCAAACTACTCTAAAGTATCTGATACAATTCAAGTCTCTACTCATAAATACTTGAGTTCAGGTGAAGGATTAGATGCTGCTGTTAAAAAAATCCAAAGTTCACTAAGTAAAGAGTAA
- a CDS encoding ABC transporter permease subunit, whose translation MKKMGLREFLFILPILILIGIFSLWPVVQSFTYSFFDYQLNDRTKSGLYLSERFNPDLYHETAFYVDRLLTQDMEKFSEENKQEVKETLKQINEIDKQFEGQKEVTKIDGDTTKKIETAYEQTKKLVKDLKDQYKLTDPKNLPLLVEDINNSLVQSNFIGFNGYVKALKDDRIHTATINTFIFTIISVFFELILGLGMALIMNKAMKGQGFIRTASLIPWAIPTAVGALMWSYLYDGGYGIVALIFSKIGLIGAPTDLLQTGTGAMSAAILADVWKTTPYMAILLLAGLQTIPKSLYEAGAIDGATKIQQFFRVTLPLLKSSILVALLFRTLDAFRVFDLIYVLTGGGPGGATETLSMYSYKVMFGQTDFGYGSVIVIIMFVFVAIISIIFVRVLGTDLMEKN comes from the coding sequence ATGAAAAAGATGGGATTACGAGAGTTTCTTTTTATCCTCCCTATTCTCATTTTAATAGGAATTTTTTCTCTTTGGCCTGTTGTTCAATCTTTTACATATAGCTTTTTTGACTATCAATTAAATGATCGAACGAAATCAGGTCTATATTTGAGTGAGCGTTTTAATCCTGATCTTTATCATGAAACAGCTTTTTATGTAGATCGCTTACTAACACAAGACATGGAGAAATTTTCAGAAGAGAATAAGCAGGAAGTAAAGGAAACACTCAAACAAATTAATGAGATTGATAAGCAATTTGAAGGTCAAAAGGAAGTAACAAAGATTGATGGGGATACAACCAAGAAAATAGAAACTGCTTATGAGCAGACGAAAAAGCTGGTTAAAGACTTAAAAGATCAATATAAACTCACAGACCCGAAAAACTTACCTTTGCTTGTTGAAGACATTAACAATAGTCTTGTCCAGTCAAATTTCATTGGATTTAATGGTTACGTAAAAGCTTTAAAAGATGATCGTATTCATACAGCTACAATCAATACATTTATTTTTACGATTATATCTGTATTTTTTGAGCTCATCCTTGGACTCGGTATGGCACTCATCATGAATAAAGCTATGAAAGGCCAAGGATTTATTCGGACAGCTTCTTTAATTCCGTGGGCAATCCCAACAGCAGTGGGGGCTTTAATGTGGAGTTACCTTTATGATGGAGGATATGGAATCGTTGCACTCATCTTTTCGAAAATTGGCTTGATTGGTGCTCCTACCGACTTGCTTCAAACAGGAACTGGAGCAATGTCAGCTGCGATTCTTGCTGATGTCTGGAAAACGACTCCATATATGGCCATTTTATTATTGGCAGGGTTACAAACCATCCCCAAATCCTTATATGAAGCAGGTGCCATTGATGGAGCTACTAAAATACAGCAATTCTTCCGTGTAACGCTCCCATTATTAAAATCATCCATCTTGGTTGCTTTACTTTTCCGTACGTTGGATGCTTTCCGGGTATTCGATTTGATTTATGTTTTAACAGGTGGAGGACCTGGGGGAGCTACTGAAACACTATCCATGTATTCCTATAAGGTCATGTTTGGTCAAACCGACTTTGGATACGGTTCAGTTATTGTGATCATTATGTTTGTTTTTGTAGCCATTATTTCAATTATTTTCGTACGTGTATTGGGTACAGATCTAATGGAGAAAAATTAA
- a CDS encoding carbohydrate ABC transporter permease: MLTIYLIVVVFPFFWILVTSFKSTGEIFGDNAFGIIPDDPTLEHYKQVIFEKGIFRAIVNSLIVSFTTTIYIIGVATFAAYAISRFQFKGKSILLGIVLAVSMFPQMIIIGPVYNLFIDLGWTNSYFIVLPYSTITLPMAVWILVTHFNQIPLALEESARIDGATPFQTLYKIVFPLAAPGVFTTAIIVFIIAWNEFVLAITINAQPEYQTVPVAISFLQTQFEILWGQVAAATTIVTIPTLLIVLFFQKQIVSGLTSGGVKE, encoded by the coding sequence ATGTTAACCATTTATTTAATCGTTGTTGTCTTCCCTTTTTTCTGGATCCTCGTGACCTCCTTTAAGAGTACAGGAGAAATTTTTGGAGATAATGCATTTGGCATTATTCCAGATGATCCAACATTAGAACATTACAAACAAGTGATTTTCGAAAAAGGGATCTTTCGAGCGATAGTGAATAGTTTAATCGTTTCATTTACTACAACTATTTACATTATAGGTGTCGCCACTTTTGCAGCCTATGCTATTTCACGTTTTCAATTTAAAGGTAAAAGTATTCTTCTAGGAATTGTATTAGCCGTATCTATGTTTCCTCAGATGATCATAATAGGGCCAGTATACAACCTATTTATAGATTTGGGATGGACGAATAGTTATTTCATCGTTTTACCTTATTCAACCATAACATTGCCAATGGCTGTTTGGATTTTAGTGACGCATTTTAATCAAATTCCATTAGCGCTTGAGGAGTCAGCAAGAATAGATGGGGCAACACCTTTTCAAACGTTATATAAAATTGTTTTCCCATTAGCTGCACCTGGAGTGTTTACGACAGCTATTATTGTGTTTATTATTGCGTGGAATGAGTTTGTGTTGGCTATTACAATAAATGCCCAACCTGAATATCAAACAGTTCCGGTAGCTATATCCTTTTTACAAACTCAATTTGAAATTTTATGGGGTCAAGTGGCAGCTGCAACCACCATCGTAACGATTCCTACTCTATTAATTGTATTGTTCTTCCAAAAGCAGATTGTCTCTGGATTAACAAGCGGTGGTGTAAAGGAATAG